From the genome of Rathayibacter sp. VKM Ac-2759, one region includes:
- a CDS encoding substrate-binding domain-containing protein, whose protein sequence is MALPDTTRKRRPTIYDVADRAGVSHQSVSRYVKGTTIRDATRAAIEAAIEELGFRPNQTARALATNRSYRLGALVYQLHELGPNRIVAGAARAAREAGYLLDIISLDPENDVEIAHAIDLLEDQQLAGVFAMAPTRRLRDALAGLEHRVPFLPDTEPVYDGTPATESLNSRGARLAMEHLLGLGHRRILHVSGPRDWISAINREALYREALESAGLPLLPVVEGNWTAESGYEAVRGLSDPLEATAIFAANDQMAMGVFRALWERGVDVPGEVSVVGFDDVPESAFTVPPLTTVRLDFAVRGRSAVEQLIGMIEGRADAEHSPAEPDEVSLVVRRSTAAR, encoded by the coding sequence ATGGCACTGCCCGACACCACCCGCAAGCGGCGCCCGACCATCTACGACGTGGCCGATCGCGCCGGGGTCTCGCACCAGTCGGTGTCGCGGTACGTCAAGGGCACCACCATCCGCGATGCGACCCGCGCCGCCATCGAGGCGGCGATCGAGGAGCTCGGCTTCCGCCCCAACCAGACGGCCCGCGCCCTCGCGACCAACCGGTCCTACCGGCTCGGGGCCCTCGTCTACCAGCTGCACGAGCTCGGCCCGAACCGCATCGTCGCCGGAGCCGCGCGGGCGGCGCGCGAGGCGGGGTACCTCCTCGACATCATCAGCCTCGACCCCGAGAACGACGTCGAGATCGCGCACGCCATCGACCTCCTCGAGGATCAGCAGCTCGCCGGGGTGTTCGCGATGGCGCCCACGCGCCGCCTCCGCGACGCGCTCGCCGGCCTCGAGCACCGCGTGCCGTTCCTGCCCGACACCGAGCCGGTCTACGACGGCACCCCGGCGACCGAGAGCCTCAACTCGCGCGGCGCGCGGCTCGCGATGGAGCACCTGCTCGGGCTCGGGCACCGCCGGATCCTGCACGTCTCCGGGCCGCGCGACTGGATCTCGGCGATCAACCGCGAGGCGCTCTACCGGGAGGCGCTCGAGTCGGCCGGACTCCCCCTCCTGCCCGTGGTGGAGGGCAACTGGACGGCGGAGTCGGGGTACGAGGCCGTCCGCGGACTCTCCGACCCGCTCGAGGCCACGGCGATCTTCGCGGCGAACGACCAGATGGCGATGGGCGTGTTCCGCGCGCTGTGGGAGCGGGGCGTCGACGTCCCCGGCGAGGTGAGCGTGGTCGGCTTCGACGACGTGCCGGAGTCGGCGTTCACGGTGCCGCCGCTGACCACGGTGCGGCTCGATTTCGCTGTGCGGGGCCGATCGGCGGTCGAGCAGCTGATCGGGATGATCGAGGGCCGCGCCGATGCCGAGCACAGTCCGGCGGAGCCGGACGAGGTCTCGCTGGTGGTCCGGAGGTCGACCGCCGCTCGGTGA
- a CDS encoding extracellular solute-binding protein: protein MRSPSRRAATMLAAAALGSVLVLTGCSTPSAAPAAADVSQDDIDTAMTTPTTITFWTWNDLSAEVAMFEEEYPDITVDLVNVGSGNDYYTKLRSALKAGKGAPDVAQIEYHNMPSFILEKQFADLTPYLDADLSSQFQDFAWDQVATDDGIWGVPQDTGPLGLLYRNDIFSANGITTSPATWDEFATDAATIHAADPSTYIANISPSNATATLGLFWQGGAKPFSYDGDQTVGIDLTSPEMENVAEYWQGLVDSDLVSTDPDFTDQWYQGLASGKYASWVAAAWGPQFLQGTAADTAGKWSASKLPQWEEGQDVSGSVGGSANTVIGTSQNPIPAAKFAEFINSDHDSALAMGNDLSLFPAATSALEDPAFTDAPVEFFGGQKTNELYSEISPTVSADFQWLPFMDPVSEAYQDTFGKALTDKTSLTDALQAWDDQVTEYATSQGFTVK from the coding sequence ATGCGCTCTCCCTCCCGCCGCGCAGCGACGATGCTGGCGGCTGCAGCTCTCGGCTCCGTCCTGGTGCTGACCGGGTGCTCGACGCCGTCGGCCGCACCGGCCGCCGCGGACGTGTCGCAGGACGACATCGACACCGCGATGACGACTCCGACCACCATCACCTTCTGGACCTGGAACGACCTCTCGGCCGAGGTCGCCATGTTCGAGGAGGAGTACCCCGACATCACCGTCGACCTGGTCAACGTGGGCTCGGGCAACGACTACTACACGAAGCTGCGCAGCGCTCTCAAGGCGGGCAAGGGCGCCCCCGACGTCGCGCAGATCGAGTACCACAACATGCCCTCGTTCATCCTCGAGAAGCAGTTCGCCGACCTCACCCCGTACCTCGACGCCGACCTCTCGTCGCAGTTCCAGGACTTCGCGTGGGACCAGGTCGCCACCGACGACGGCATCTGGGGAGTCCCGCAGGACACCGGCCCTCTCGGCCTGCTCTACCGCAACGACATCTTCTCGGCCAACGGCATCACCACCTCGCCCGCGACCTGGGACGAGTTCGCGACCGACGCCGCCACGATCCACGCGGCCGACCCGTCGACCTACATCGCCAACATCTCGCCCAGCAACGCCACCGCGACCCTCGGCCTCTTCTGGCAGGGCGGGGCCAAGCCGTTCAGCTACGACGGCGACCAGACCGTCGGGATCGACCTGACCAGCCCCGAGATGGAGAACGTCGCCGAGTACTGGCAGGGGCTCGTCGACTCCGACCTCGTCTCGACCGACCCCGACTTCACCGACCAGTGGTATCAGGGTCTCGCGAGCGGCAAGTACGCCTCGTGGGTCGCCGCCGCCTGGGGCCCGCAGTTCCTGCAGGGCACCGCGGCCGACACGGCCGGCAAGTGGTCGGCGTCGAAGCTCCCGCAGTGGGAGGAGGGCCAGGACGTCTCCGGCAGCGTCGGCGGATCCGCCAACACGGTGATCGGCACCAGCCAGAACCCGATCCCGGCCGCGAAGTTCGCCGAGTTCATCAACAGCGACCACGACTCCGCGCTCGCCATGGGCAACGACCTCTCGCTGTTCCCCGCGGCCACCTCGGCGCTCGAGGACCCCGCGTTCACCGACGCGCCGGTCGAGTTCTTCGGCGGCCAGAAGACCAACGAGCTCTACTCCGAGATCTCACCGACGGTCAGCGCCGACTTCCAGTGGCTCCCGTTCATGGACCCGGTGTCCGAGGCCTACCAGGACACCTTCGGCAAGGCGCTCACGGACAAGACCAGCCTGACCGACGCCCTCCAGGCGTGGGACGACCAGGTCACGGAGTACGCGACCAGCCAGGGCTTCACCGTCAAGTGA